The genomic DNA GAATTTCAGAGATGGTTTCTCGATAGTCACAATTGTATTCGGTGGTACGCTTTTCATCAGAGAAACGCTCGCACCAATCACTGAGTTTGCTCCGACGACCGTATCGCCCCCCAGTACAGTTGCGTTGGCATAAATCACGACCCCTTCGCCAATGGTCGGATGTCGCTTGGTGCCGCGAATGATTTTCCCTTCACCATCTTTCGGAAAGCTGAGGGCTCCCAAAGTCACTCCTTGATAGATTTTCACGTGCGGATGAATCTCGCAGGTTTCTCCGATAACCACACCGGTTCCGTGATCGATAAAGAACGAATGGCCGATGTTGGCTCCGGGGTGTAAATCGATCCCCGTTTTCGAGTGAGACCACTCCGACATCATGCGTGGAATGAAGGGGACATTGCGACGATACAGTTCGTGAGCCAGTCGATGTGTTGTAATCGCTTCTAATCCTGGATAGGAAAAGATGATTTCATCCAGGCTCTTTGCAGCCGGGTCGCCATCGTAAGCGGCTTGAACATCTTTGGAGAGAATCGAACGGAGTTCAGGAATCGTCTTCAAAAAGTTGATCGTAATCTCCTGAGCTTCCGCTTCAAAATCTTTTTCGATAATCGCTTCGCAATCGGCATCGTTACGAGTGGTGAAATCGTGACGCAAGGCTCGGCAGATTTGCTGGGTCAGTGTATCGTGCAGGGTGTCAATCAAATCACCCACGTGATATGGCACATTCCCAAAATGGAGATTCTGTCGCCGACGATAT from Rubinisphaera italica includes the following:
- the epsC gene encoding serine O-acetyltransferase EpsC — its product is MASDFRRKEILPEITEQIVASYHEIGSINHLGHCPLPSYNEITSLLADLSEILYPGYRRRQNLHFGNVPYHVGDLIDTLHDTLTQQICRALRHDFTTRNDADCEAIIEKDFEAEAQEITINFLKTIPELRSILSKDVQAAYDGDPAAKSLDEIIFSYPGLEAITTHRLAHELYRRNVPFIPRMMSEWSHSKTGIDLHPGANIGHSFFIDHGTGVVIGETCEIHPHVKIYQGVTLGALSFPKDGEGKIIRGTKRHPTIGEGVVIYANATVLGGDTVVGANSVIGASVSLMKSVPPNTIVTIEKPSLKFREAS